In a single window of the Acipenser ruthenus chromosome 8, fAciRut3.2 maternal haplotype, whole genome shotgun sequence genome:
- the LOC117406975 gene encoding integral membrane protein GPR180-like, whose translation MHLLFLHILVCINLVPSAIGKTIAGVFSSVAARNTRGQYIGKFLYHGKNALLHCRLEDIQAAVEKEATLILFREHTWLNLHESENLSCLEHLSKAELTIALNQEENNQTIPELHFPQTWYVSYVDQHTCEEGDIIASDAIQFEIMMFNPDAAGNPLDHFSAEETGLQGFYFLLLLAYFVATCIYAQPLWQTMQKGGPMHTVLKVLSTALLLQAGAALFNYIHLSRYAKDGIGIPIMGSFAEFFDMVSQIQMLYMLLSLCMGWTLGKNRKSQSKPLQWDSTPTSTGIALAAVITQGILLLWEQFEDTDHHGYHAHRSMAGLLLIGLRVSLSMLLASSLYRIINVERSVLKRDFYLSFAKGCFLWFLCHPTVVALSVVFNEYQREKIITIAVILCQSISVVVLYRLFLSRSLYWEVSSLSSVTLPLTMSSGHKSRYYS comes from the exons atgcatcttcTATTCCTGCACATATTAGTTTGTATAAATCTAGTACCATCTGCAATCGGGAAAACCATAGCAGGAGTTTTCAGCAGCGTTGCAGCAAGAAATACAAGAGGACAGTACATTGGAAAATTTCTATATCACG GGAAGAATGCATTATTACACTGCAGACTTGAAGACATCCAAGCAGCTGTTGAGAAGGAAGCCACACTGATCCTCTTCCGTGAGCATACATGGCTAAACCTACATGAATCCGAAAATCTCAGCTGTTTAGAACATCTTTCAAAAGCTGAGCTGACAA TTGCTTTGAACCAAGAAGAGAACAACCAGACAATACCTGAGCTCCATTTCCCTCAGACATGGTATGTTAGTTATGTGGACCAGCATACCTGTGAAGAAGGTGATATCATTGCTTCAGATGCAATTCAATTTGAGATCATGATGTTCAACCCTGATGCGGCAGGGAATCCACTGGATCACTTTAGTGCAGAAGAAACTG GCTTACAAGGCTTCTATTTTCTGCTCTTATTGGCCTACTTTGTAGCTACCTGTATATATGCTCAACCACTATGGCAGACTATGCAAAAAGGTGGCCCAATGCACACAGTTTTAAAAGTTTTGTCTACTGCATTGCTGCTGCAGGCCGGTGCAGCATTATTTAATTACATCCACTTGTCAAG atatgcAAAGGATGGTATTGGGATTCCTATTATGGGTAGTTTTGCCGAAT TTTTTGACATGGTTTCCCAGATTCAGATGCTGTACATGCTGCTGAGCTTATGCATGGGCTGGACTCTGGGTAAAAATCGCAAATCCCAGAGCAAGCCCCTGCAGTGGGACTCCACTCCAACATCTACAGGAATTGCTTTGGCAGCTGTAATCACTCAG GGTATTCTATTACTTTGGGAGCAGTTTGAAGATACCGATCACCACGGTTACCATGCTCACCGCAGTATGGCAGGATTGCTGCTAATTGGTTTAAGGGTGAGCCTCTCCATGTTGTTGGCTTCTAGCCTTTACAGAATCATCAATGTTGAGAGAAGTGTACTTAAGAGGGACTTCTACTTAAGCTTTGCAAAG GGTTGCTTTTTGTGGTTCTTGTGCCACCCAACAGTTGTGGCTCTTTCTGTTGTGTTCAATGAGTACCAGAGGGAAAAG ATCATTACCATTGCTGTTATCCTTTGCCAATCTATATCTGTGGTAGTACTATACAGACTCTTTCTTTCTCGCAGTCTCTACTGGGAGGTTTCATCACTGTCATCTGTTACGCTGCCACTAACCATGTCCAGCGGGCACAAAAGTCGATATTACTCATAA